A section of the Bacillus sp. V2I10 genome encodes:
- a CDS encoding C-terminal binding protein, producing MKVVVTDISFKAYEEEKKIFAENDIELVITNNESEEDIMEAAKDADGLLNANVQITRKVIESLPKLKVVCRYGIGYDTIDIQAATENKVYVANVPDYCIDEVADHALTLLLTASRKIMIMNQQLKEGKQITVFDVAPIHRFRTQTVGLISFGHIARNLCQKLKVIGFNVIAYDPFCGEEIAKEYGIQLVTLEELLRTSDIISIHAPLVKDTYHLINEETLKLVKKSAIIVNTGRGPIIKEQAIIEALQEKRIAGAALDVLEKEPIDPDNPLLKLDNVILTPHAAFYSEESSSEMKQKAAKNIVNVLKGDVPNYWVNPF from the coding sequence ATGAAGGTTGTTGTAACGGATATATCATTCAAGGCTTATGAAGAAGAAAAGAAAATTTTTGCTGAAAATGACATTGAACTTGTCATCACAAATAATGAATCTGAAGAAGATATTATGGAAGCCGCTAAAGATGCAGATGGTTTACTAAATGCAAATGTGCAAATCACGAGAAAGGTTATTGAATCATTACCTAAATTAAAAGTGGTATGTCGTTATGGAATTGGCTATGACACTATTGATATTCAAGCAGCAACTGAAAACAAAGTCTATGTTGCCAATGTACCAGATTATTGTATTGATGAGGTAGCAGATCATGCTCTTACACTTCTCTTAACTGCTTCTAGAAAAATAATGATAATGAATCAACAGTTAAAAGAGGGGAAACAAATAACTGTTTTTGATGTTGCTCCTATTCATCGTTTTAGAACTCAGACAGTCGGTCTAATCAGCTTCGGCCATATCGCAAGAAACCTTTGTCAAAAGTTAAAAGTAATTGGTTTTAATGTTATAGCTTATGATCCTTTTTGTGGCGAAGAGATAGCAAAAGAATATGGTATTCAGCTAGTAACATTAGAAGAGTTGCTGCGAACATCGGATATTATTAGTATCCATGCTCCTCTTGTGAAGGATACCTATCATTTAATAAATGAAGAAACATTAAAATTAGTCAAAAAATCAGCAATCATTGTTAATACTGGAAGAGGTCCTATCATAAAAGAACAAGCAATTATTGAAGCTTTACAGGAAAAGAGAATTGCTGGAGCAGCACTTGATGTTCTTGAAAAAGAACCTATTGATCCTGATAATCCTCTATTAAAGTTAGACAATGTCATTCTCACACCACATGCAGCATTTTACTCAGAGGAATCTTCTAGTGAGATGAAACAAAAGGCAGCAAAAAATATTGTCAATGTATTGAAGGGTGACGTACCTAATTACTGGGTAAATCCCTTTTAA
- a CDS encoding PD-(D/E)XK nuclease family transposase produces the protein MKRLKPLNDIIFKKLFGENQDKDLLIGFLNAVLENEVEDLYIVEEK, from the coding sequence ATGAAACGACTAAAACCCTTAAATGATATTATTTTTAAGAAGCTATTTGGTGAGAATCAAGACAAAGATTTGTTAATTGGATTTTTAAATGCCGTTCTGGAAAACGAAGTTGAAGATTTATATATAGTAGAGGAAAAAC
- the dhaK gene encoding dihydroxyacetone kinase subunit DhaK, with product MKKIINKPETLVMEMCNGMVMAHPELEFLKKFKVIKKKEMNENKVTLISGGGSGHEPAHAGFVGKGMLDAAVCGDVFASPSQIQVYQAIKATASKQGTLLIIKNYSGDIMNFKNGAYLAAEDGIQVEYIRVDDDIAVEDSLYTVGRRGVAGVVLVHKIAGAAAEEGRDLMQVKAVTEKAATNVRTIGLALTSCTVPANGSPTFKLGEDEMEYGVGIHGEPGIKREKVATADELALRMSTDLLKDLGLDGDDPAEIALLVNGFGGTPLQELYLFNNAVTRELNSKNIRIYRTFVGNYMTSIDMAGISLTVMKLDDELKTLLSRECNTPAFRVDGPIESVEYVDIEAHVEKKPFFFETETAEEHAIIKDEAITLDNIIYLVDKMSEVIIKNEVPFCELDTHAGDGDFGMSVSKGFKQLKREWSTILDQERLSIGSFLDTCSMVIMEHCGGASGPIWGAAFRAAGKATEEKMELTVGEFAELLHASVKGIQLIGERSFGRGAEVGDKTLVDALVPCANSWSESAAIGEDFKTAFEKGAAAAVEGAEYTKEIVARMGRAGTVGERSLGYPDAGASALGIIFTELSRSLR from the coding sequence GTGAAAAAAATCATTAATAAACCTGAAACTCTCGTCATGGAGATGTGCAATGGGATGGTAATGGCTCATCCGGAACTTGAGTTCTTAAAAAAGTTTAAGGTAATAAAGAAAAAAGAAATGAACGAAAATAAGGTAACCCTGATTAGCGGTGGCGGTAGTGGCCATGAACCTGCACATGCGGGGTTTGTGGGAAAAGGAATGCTGGATGCCGCAGTATGTGGAGATGTGTTTGCTTCCCCCTCACAGATACAGGTATATCAGGCAATTAAAGCAACCGCCAGCAAACAAGGTACCCTACTGATTATTAAGAATTACAGTGGAGATATAATGAACTTTAAAAACGGAGCCTACTTAGCTGCTGAGGATGGCATTCAAGTAGAATATATCCGGGTAGATGATGATATTGCAGTAGAAGACAGTCTCTATACAGTAGGACGTCGTGGCGTTGCAGGAGTCGTGTTGGTACATAAAATAGCCGGAGCAGCAGCAGAAGAAGGTAGGGATTTGATGCAGGTCAAAGCCGTAACGGAAAAAGCAGCGACAAATGTTCGAACCATTGGTCTAGCACTAACCTCCTGTACGGTTCCCGCTAATGGATCGCCCACTTTCAAATTGGGTGAGGATGAGATGGAATATGGCGTCGGTATTCATGGAGAGCCAGGCATAAAACGGGAAAAAGTTGCGACCGCAGACGAATTGGCCTTACGCATGTCAACCGACCTTCTGAAGGATTTAGGACTAGATGGTGATGATCCTGCCGAAATTGCTCTCCTAGTAAACGGCTTTGGTGGCACACCGTTGCAAGAGCTCTATCTTTTTAACAATGCGGTTACTCGGGAGTTGAACAGCAAAAATATACGAATTTATAGAACATTTGTCGGTAATTACATGACTAGTATTGATATGGCCGGAATTTCCCTGACAGTGATGAAACTGGACGATGAGTTGAAAACGCTGCTATCAAGAGAATGTAATACACCTGCGTTTAGAGTAGATGGACCAATTGAGAGTGTAGAATACGTGGACATTGAGGCTCACGTAGAAAAAAAGCCTTTTTTCTTTGAGACGGAAACAGCGGAAGAACACGCTATCATCAAGGATGAGGCAATTACATTAGATAATATTATCTATCTTGTAGATAAAATGAGCGAAGTCATTATCAAGAACGAAGTGCCTTTCTGTGAATTGGATACTCATGCAGGCGATGGCGATTTTGGAATGAGCGTCTCCAAGGGATTCAAGCAATTAAAGCGAGAATGGAGCACGATTTTGGATCAAGAACGTTTAAGTATAGGGTCCTTTCTAGATACGTGCTCTATGGTCATTATGGAACATTGTGGAGGTGCTTCCGGTCCGATTTGGGGCGCGGCTTTCCGAGCTGCAGGTAAGGCTACGGAAGAGAAAATGGAATTAACAGTAGGTGAGTTTGCTGAACTGTTGCATGCTTCAGTCAAGGGTATACAGTTGATTGGCGAGCGATCTTTCGGAAGAGGAGCAGAGGTAGGCGATAAAACGCTTGTGGATGCGCTTGTGCCTTGTGCAAATTCATGGTCAGAAAGTGCAGCAATTGGTGAGGACTTTAAGACCGCTTTTGAAAAAGGGGCAGCGGCTGCTGTTGAAGGAGCCGAATATACAAAGGAAATCGTTGCTCGAATGGGCCGCGCTGGTACGGTTGGCGAAAGAAGCCTGGGTTATCCTGATGCTGGTGCCTCTGCTCTAGGAATTATTTTTACGGAACTCTCCCGCAGTCTAAGGTAA
- a CDS encoding metal-sensitive transcriptional regulator yields MGKDIEKIDLSIEDDSYNTSSRKSHHSDTVKKNLVTRLNRVEGQIRGIKGLIEKDTYCDDVITQIASTQAALNSVAKILLEGHLKGCVVDRINEGDMEVLDEFVVTIQKLMKK; encoded by the coding sequence ATGGGTAAAGATATTGAGAAAATTGATCTTTCTATTGAGGATGACAGCTATAATACTTCTTCCCGAAAAAGTCATCACTCAGATACAGTAAAGAAAAATTTAGTAACCCGTTTAAATCGCGTCGAAGGTCAAATCAGGGGTATTAAAGGTCTTATAGAAAAAGATACTTATTGTGATGATGTTATTACACAAATAGCATCTACCCAAGCAGCTCTTAACAGTGTTGCAAAAATTCTTCTGGAAGGCCATCTAAAGGGCTGTGTAGTTGACCGGATCAATGAGGGTGATATGGAAGTACTCGATGAGTTTGTCGTCACGATACAAAAACTAATGAAAAAATAA
- the xerS gene encoding tyrosine recombinase XerS codes for MATSRQHITHKQKYEDILKLMPDYVQEYVLAMEENDRSPSTLLNYLLDYEDFFNWLLTEGFSSSQTISNIPLSDLASLPLDAARAYFNKVTNEEIVVSKHEKKTREKTSVNRKKSALRSLFKYLTTQTERVEDGEPYFHRNVMQKINVSKPKETLNERSRKLTDTIFVDNDDINFLYYLKNEYEKSLSDRQRSYFIRDKERDYAIFSLFLASGIRVNELADIRLRDVNFKKNRISIIRKGNKLDSIQVIPDAMHDLKVYLEIRNERYGGSVEEFEYLFLSKYKGKSSPLSVRAIQDLVRKYTKSYDKGMSPHKLRHSYATTLMDETNDITLVMDQLGHTSTSTSVLYVHNSQEKAKIAAEAMGLRRTKLKDK; via the coding sequence ATGGCTACATCCAGGCAGCATATTACTCATAAACAAAAATATGAAGACATTCTTAAGTTAATGCCAGATTATGTACAGGAATATGTATTAGCAATGGAGGAAAATGACAGGTCCCCCTCCACCCTGCTTAATTATCTTTTGGATTATGAGGATTTTTTTAATTGGTTACTTACAGAGGGATTTTCTTCTTCACAAACAATCTCTAACATCCCTCTTTCAGATCTGGCTTCTTTACCCCTTGATGCTGCCAGAGCTTACTTTAACAAAGTTACCAATGAAGAAATTGTCGTATCTAAACATGAGAAAAAAACGCGTGAAAAGACATCCGTCAATCGAAAAAAATCAGCCTTAAGGTCCCTTTTTAAATACTTAACAACCCAAACAGAACGCGTTGAAGACGGAGAACCCTATTTTCATCGTAATGTTATGCAAAAAATAAATGTGAGCAAACCAAAAGAAACTCTAAATGAACGCAGCAGAAAATTGACCGATACCATATTTGTAGATAATGATGATATCAATTTCCTCTATTACCTAAAAAATGAATATGAAAAATCTTTATCAGATAGGCAGAGGTCTTATTTTATTAGAGATAAGGAAAGGGATTACGCAATCTTTTCACTCTTTTTGGCAAGTGGAATAAGAGTAAATGAGCTTGCTGATATTAGATTGAGAGATGTAAACTTTAAAAAGAATAGAATTTCAATTATTAGAAAAGGAAATAAATTAGACAGTATACAAGTGATACCAGACGCTATGCATGATTTGAAGGTGTATTTAGAGATTCGAAATGAAAGGTATGGCGGATCGGTAGAAGAATTCGAATACTTATTCCTATCTAAATACAAAGGTAAGAGCTCTCCCCTTTCAGTTCGTGCAATACAAGATTTAGTTCGTAAGTATACGAAATCTTATGATAAGGGAATGTCGCCACATAAACTTAGACATTCGTATGCAACAACCTTAATGGATGAGACCAATGACATTACTTTAGTTATGGATCAACTAGGTCATACCTCTACTTCTACTTCGGTTCTATATGTTCATAATTCGCAAGAAAAGGCAAAGATTGCTGCTGAAGCGATGGGATTAAGAAGGACTAAATTAAAGGATAAGTAA
- a CDS encoding substrate-binding domain-containing protein → MKQVGAVAEHFINNKHQKAVILVPDVSSQALESGLAGITERFNEEQDTPIKYLKRYCPYTEQGGYDSIQALVREKYIPTAIICLSDHVALGALSALNDEGISVPNECEIIGFDNQEFSKFTNPKLSTVNLPVEDMAYSAGKMLVNKIFDPYSPIESDMFNLSIIHRETTK, encoded by the coding sequence ATGAAGCAGGTAGGGGCTGTAGCAGAACATTTTATAAATAATAAGCATCAAAAAGCAGTTATTCTGGTTCCGGATGTTTCATCACAAGCATTGGAATCGGGCTTGGCAGGAATCACAGAACGATTTAATGAAGAACAGGATACACCAATTAAGTACTTAAAAAGATACTGTCCGTATACTGAGCAAGGTGGTTATGATAGTATTCAGGCCTTAGTTCGTGAAAAGTATATACCAACAGCAATCATTTGTTTAAGTGATCATGTCGCTTTAGGAGCTCTTTCTGCGTTAAACGATGAAGGGATATCAGTGCCTAATGAGTGTGAAATTATAGGATTTGACAATCAAGAGTTTTCTAAATTTACAAACCCTAAGTTATCTACCGTTAATTTACCTGTGGAGGATATGGCTTACAGTGCTGGAAAAATGCTTGTAAATAAAATTTTCGACCCATACAGTCCTATTGAAAGCGATATGTTTAATCTAAGTATTATTCATAGAGAAACAACAAAGTAG
- a CDS encoding MurR/RpiR family transcriptional regulator — protein sequence MNQLAKSQLMVVFSRSGESSYVLSKAQIAKRQGIKIAVITSSQNSTLAEMADLILPIYGSREPLDVSYNITSYNSIAALFIDLLLQLYMEVLGDSRE from the coding sequence ATGAACCAATTAGCCAAAAGCCAGCTTATGGTTGTGTTCTCAAGATCTGGTGAGTCATCCTATGTATTATCAAAAGCTCAGATCGCGAAACGACAGGGAATCAAAATTGCGGTTATTACAAGCAGCCAAAACAGTACTTTAGCCGAAATGGCCGACTTGATTTTGCCTATATACGGTTCACGTGAACCTCTTGATGTGTCGTATAATATTACCTCTTACAACTCGATTGCGGCCCTATTCATTGACCTTCTATTACAGTTGTATATGGAGGTTTTGGGGGATAGCAGGGAGTAA
- a CDS encoding nucleotidyltransferase domain-containing protein codes for MDNKMQIQIVNLLREKVSPVLIYIFGSTVKGTSHKNSDLDIAFLPGSDINEYEIFILAQELAEKVNIDVDLVNLKKASTVFQGQIITTGSIIYCSNEQIRMNYEMNALKMYAKLGEERKVIIDKVKESGTVFNEE; via the coding sequence TTGGATAATAAAATGCAAATACAAATCGTAAATTTGTTAAGAGAAAAAGTTTCTCCCGTTTTAATTTATATTTTCGGATCAACTGTCAAAGGAACTTCTCATAAGAATAGCGATTTAGATATTGCTTTCCTTCCAGGCTCTGACATTAATGAATATGAAATTTTCATCCTAGCACAAGAGTTGGCAGAAAAAGTAAATATAGATGTAGATTTAGTGAATTTAAAGAAAGCTTCAACTGTTTTCCAAGGCCAAATAATTACTACAGGAAGCATAATTTATTGTTCTAATGAACAAATACGGATGAATTATGAAATGAATGCTTTGAAGATGTACGCAAAATTGGGCGAGGAACGGAAAGTTATAATCGATAAAGTTAAGGAAAGTGGGACTGTATTCAATGAAGAATGA
- a CDS encoding MFS transporter: protein MKQSSVRLKQSIPSVKPTKKRYFILFMVFVSVVINYMDRSNLAIAGPHLASDLGLSSVQMGYIFSAFGWTYAFLQIPGGLLVDKFGPRVMYTISLIGFSLATLLQAFVKGFGGLFGLRLSIGIFEVPAFPANNRIVTSWFPEQQRASAIAFYTSGQFVGIAFLTPVLVGIQSVIGWKGMFIVSGLIGIVWGVIWYFFYRDPSKHKTVNQEELDFIAEGGGLVNLSNEHGKSKTEKIGWKQRKVVFTHRKLWGIYIGQFCAMSMLWFFLTWFPTYLVEYRGLSFIKSGFLTSVPFLAAFVGVLLGGTFSDWLLKRGFSIGVARKTPIITGLLLSTSIIGANFVDSTTLIIVFMTIAFFGNGFASITWSLVSALAPKELLGVTGGTFNFIGNLSSIAIPIVIGYLVRGGNFAPALIFISVVALIGALSYIFIVGKVSRIELQE from the coding sequence ATGAAACAAAGTAGCGTAAGGTTGAAACAGAGTATTCCTAGTGTGAAACCAACAAAAAAACGATATTTTATTCTGTTCATGGTTTTTGTAAGCGTTGTAATTAATTATATGGATCGTAGTAACTTAGCCATAGCAGGACCACATCTAGCAAGTGATTTAGGACTATCATCTGTACAAATGGGGTATATTTTTTCAGCTTTCGGATGGACTTATGCTTTTTTGCAAATACCTGGTGGTTTATTAGTAGATAAATTTGGACCGCGAGTAATGTATACCATCAGTTTAATTGGCTTTTCACTAGCAACGTTATTACAGGCTTTCGTAAAAGGGTTTGGTGGATTATTCGGGTTAAGATTATCAATTGGTATTTTTGAAGTCCCAGCATTTCCTGCAAACAATCGAATTGTCACATCCTGGTTCCCAGAACAGCAGCGTGCATCTGCTATCGCTTTTTATACTTCTGGTCAATTTGTTGGAATTGCCTTTTTAACACCTGTGTTAGTTGGTATTCAGTCAGTTATTGGTTGGAAAGGGATGTTTATTGTATCAGGATTAATTGGCATAGTTTGGGGAGTTATTTGGTATTTCTTTTATCGTGATCCAAGTAAACATAAAACAGTTAATCAAGAAGAATTGGACTTTATTGCCGAAGGCGGTGGATTAGTTAATCTAAGTAATGAACACGGGAAAAGCAAAACAGAAAAAATTGGTTGGAAACAACGCAAAGTTGTTTTTACGCATCGTAAACTATGGGGGATATACATTGGTCAATTTTGCGCAATGTCAATGCTATGGTTTTTCCTAACCTGGTTCCCTACTTACTTAGTAGAATATCGTGGACTTAGTTTTATCAAATCAGGATTTTTGACATCTGTACCATTCCTTGCTGCTTTTGTCGGTGTCTTATTAGGTGGAACATTTTCTGATTGGCTTCTTAAGCGAGGGTTTTCTATAGGTGTTGCCAGAAAGACACCCATTATTACCGGGCTATTGCTCTCAACAAGCATCATTGGTGCAAACTTTGTAGACAGTACAACATTAATCATTGTATTTATGACAATCGCATTTTTTGGGAATGGATTTGCATCTATAACGTGGTCACTTGTATCCGCGTTAGCGCCTAAAGAACTGTTAGGTGTAACGGGTGGAACGTTTAATTTCATTGGAAATCTATCATCTATTGCCATTCCAATTGTAATCGGTTACTTAGTTCGTGGAGGTAATTTTGCACCAGCGCTTATTTTTATCTCGGTAGTCGCACTAATAGGCGCACTATCTTACATTTTTATTGTTGGAAAAGTGTCCAGAATTGAATTACAAGAATAA
- the rbsK gene encoding ribokinase translates to MKPIAVVGSLNMDIVVSVEKLPKEGQTLLGERMLEVSGGKGANQAVAAGKLQAGVSMIGKVGSDHYASHLLDSLKNNNVETQHILVSKNRTGIALVTVEKSGKNHIVVTPGANFELTPEDILNQREVIEQCEIVVLQLEIPLETVKYTLELAKKAGKTTILNPAPATVINEDILENVDILIPNEHELYEMSEIEHDQYTIQEAAQIILEKGVKSVIVTLGEKGCCYIDHDKCKMYSAYQVKAQDTTAAGDSFIGGFVASYIKSKDIDAAIRQAQKVAAIAVTRNGAQSSLPTLEEVIQFEKTINYL, encoded by the coding sequence TTGAAACCTATTGCAGTAGTTGGAAGTCTAAATATGGATATTGTTGTAAGTGTAGAAAAATTACCTAAAGAAGGTCAAACTCTTCTAGGAGAAAGAATGCTAGAAGTATCAGGTGGAAAGGGAGCTAATCAAGCAGTAGCCGCGGGAAAGCTTCAAGCTGGTGTAAGCATGATTGGTAAAGTTGGATCAGACCATTATGCTTCTCATCTATTAGATTCTTTAAAAAATAACAACGTAGAAACTCAACATATTTTAGTTTCTAAGAATCGAACAGGAATAGCATTAGTTACAGTGGAAAAGAGTGGTAAAAACCATATTGTTGTGACACCAGGAGCTAACTTTGAACTAACGCCCGAAGATATATTGAATCAAAGGGAGGTGATCGAACAGTGTGAAATAGTGGTGCTGCAGTTAGAAATTCCATTAGAAACTGTAAAATATACCCTTGAGCTTGCAAAAAAAGCAGGAAAAACAACGATTTTAAATCCAGCTCCTGCTACAGTGATTAATGAAGATATTTTAGAAAATGTTGATATCTTAATTCCTAATGAACATGAATTATATGAAATGTCAGAAATAGAACATGATCAATATACCATTCAAGAAGCAGCTCAGATTATTTTAGAAAAAGGGGTTAAATCAGTAATTGTTACTCTTGGTGAAAAAGGCTGTTGTTACATAGATCACGATAAATGCAAGATGTATTCGGCATACCAGGTAAAAGCACAAGATACTACAGCAGCTGGTGATAGTTTTATAGGGGGTTTTGTAGCGAGTTATATAAAAAGCAAAGATATAGATGCCGCCATAAGACAAGCCCAAAAAGTAGCAGCTATTGCAGTAACGAGAAATGGAGCTCAGAGTTCGTTGCCAACATTAGAAGAAGTAATACAATTTGAAAAGACTATTAATTATTTATAA
- a CDS encoding DUF86 domain-containing protein, whose amino-acid sequence MKNDVILNKVSIIERCVKRVKEEYNDDPMNLNNYTKQDSIILNLQRACEASIDLAMHLVAEKKLGLPQNSRDAFTFLVNADVIPPSLGQKMKAMVGFRNIAVHDYQEVNLVILQKILEDHLIDFMEYTKTILMH is encoded by the coding sequence ATGAAGAATGATGTCATTTTAAATAAGGTAAGCATCATTGAACGTTGTGTAAAAAGAGTTAAAGAGGAATACAACGATGATCCAATGAATCTAAATAATTACACTAAACAAGATTCCATTATTCTTAATCTTCAAAGAGCATGTGAAGCTAGTATTGATTTAGCCATGCATCTTGTAGCAGAAAAAAAACTTGGATTACCTCAGAACAGCCGTGATGCCTTTACATTTCTAGTAAATGCTGATGTTATCCCCCCTTCTCTTGGCCAAAAAATGAAAGCAATGGTTGGTTTCAGAAATATTGCCGTCCATGATTACCAGGAAGTAAATTTGGTTATTTTACAAAAAATACTTGAAGACCATCTTATTGATTTCATGGAATATACCAAAACTATACTTATGCACTAA
- a CDS encoding dihydrodipicolinate synthase family protein encodes MKHLYGVTTAMVTPFDKSGRVELDKVENLTEFLISKGVHCLYPLGTTGEMMRLSVQERKAVAEAVVKKARNRVTVFIHVGAMNQDDTIELAKHAYDIGADGIGVVTPAFFGANDNELEEYFVKVASSVPEDFSIYLYNIPQCAANDLKTEVAQKIVERCKNVIGIKYSYPDFLRVNEYLGINEGNFSVVPGADRLFLPALAMGCDGVVSGVSCAYPEPFVATYNAFKENNVEKARKMQKMATEFCEILKNGSDMSFFKEALKIRGIDAGHMRAPQLDLTSEEIDSLRLSLEDLEQQSSELF; translated from the coding sequence ATGAAACACTTATATGGCGTCACAACAGCGATGGTAACTCCATTCGATAAAAGTGGAAGAGTTGAATTGGATAAAGTGGAAAACTTAACGGAGTTTTTGATTTCCAAAGGGGTCCATTGTTTATATCCACTAGGAACAACGGGTGAAATGATGCGACTTTCAGTCCAAGAAAGAAAAGCAGTTGCAGAGGCAGTTGTTAAAAAAGCCAGAAATCGTGTAACCGTATTCATTCATGTAGGAGCTATGAATCAAGATGATACGATTGAATTAGCAAAGCATGCATATGACATTGGAGCAGATGGAATTGGTGTTGTAACACCAGCTTTCTTTGGTGCAAACGACAATGAATTGGAAGAGTACTTTGTAAAAGTAGCTTCAAGTGTACCAGAAGATTTTTCTATCTATCTTTATAACATTCCGCAATGTGCAGCCAATGACTTAAAAACGGAAGTAGCTCAAAAGATAGTAGAAAGATGTAAAAATGTCATCGGTATCAAGTATAGCTATCCTGACTTTTTAAGAGTGAACGAGTATCTTGGCATTAATGAAGGAAATTTTTCAGTTGTACCTGGAGCAGATCGTTTGTTTCTTCCAGCTTTAGCAATGGGTTGTGACGGTGTTGTATCTGGTGTATCTTGTGCATATCCAGAACCGTTTGTAGCAACTTACAACGCGTTCAAAGAAAATAACGTAGAAAAAGCAAGAAAAATGCAGAAAATGGCTACTGAATTTTGTGAAATTTTAAAAAATGGAAGTGATATGTCGTTTTTTAAAGAAGCTCTCAAGATAAGAGGGATAGACGCAGGGCATATGAGAGCTCCTCAATTAGATCTAACTTCTGAAGAAATAGACTCACTACGTCTATCTTTAGAAGATTTAGAGCAACAGTCATCTGAACTTTTCTAA